The proteins below are encoded in one region of Sphaerodactylus townsendi isolate TG3544 linkage group LG06, MPM_Stown_v2.3, whole genome shotgun sequence:
- the TAF12 gene encoding transcription initiation factor TFIID subunit 12 isoform X1 yields the protein MATPFTGPTAVSDVIKDLDTQIALIGLGPHTPKKKQDFDKLYDLKAKAQQIMNQFGPSTLINLSNFSSIKPEPASTPPQSSMANNTTVAKMPGTPSSGGRLSPESSQILTKKKLQDLVREVDPNEQLDEDVEEMLLQIADDFIESVVTAACQLARHRKSNTLEVKDVQLHLERQWNMWIPGFGSEEIRPYKKACTTEAHKQRMALIRKTTKK from the exons ATGGCCACCCCTTTCACTGGTCCCACAGCAGTTTCTGATGTAATTAAAGACCTAGATACTCAAATAGCT CTGATTGGTTTAGGCCCTCACACTCCCAAGAAGAAGCAAGACTTCGACAAACTCTATGATCTGAAGGCTAAAGCCCAGCAGATTATGAACCAGTTTGGTCCATCTACCTTGATCAACTTATCCAATTTTTCCTCAATCAAGCCGGAACCTGCTAGTACTCCCCCACAGAGCTCCATGGCAAACAATACCACTGTGGCAAAGATGCCAGGAACTCCTAGCAGTGGGGGACGTCTCAGTCCTGAAAGCAGCCAG ATCTTAACCAAGAAGAAACTGCAGGATCTTGTTCGGGAGGTGGATCCAAATGAGCAACTGGATGAAGATGTAGAGGAG ATGCTGCTGCAGATTGCTGATGACTTCATTGAAAGTGTGGTGACAGCTGCCTGTCAGCTCGCACGGCACCGCAAATCCAACACCCTGGAAGTGAAAGATGTCCAGTTACACCTTG AGCGCCAGTGGAATATGTGGATCCCAGGTTTTGGTTCTGAAGAAATCAGACCATATAAAAAAGCCTGCACTACTGAAGCTCATAAACAG AGAATGGCACTGATCCGCAAAACAACCAAGAAATAA
- the TAF12 gene encoding transcription initiation factor TFIID subunit 12 isoform X2 yields the protein MNQFGPSTLINLSNFSSIKPEPASTPPQSSMANNTTVAKMPGTPSSGGRLSPESSQILTKKKLQDLVREVDPNEQLDEDVEEMLLQIADDFIESVVTAACQLARHRKSNTLEVKDVQLHLERQWNMWIPGFGSEEIRPYKKACTTEAHKQRMALIRKTTKK from the exons ATGAACCAGTTTGGTCCATCTACCTTGATCAACTTATCCAATTTTTCCTCAATCAAGCCGGAACCTGCTAGTACTCCCCCACAGAGCTCCATGGCAAACAATACCACTGTGGCAAAGATGCCAGGAACTCCTAGCAGTGGGGGACGTCTCAGTCCTGAAAGCAGCCAG ATCTTAACCAAGAAGAAACTGCAGGATCTTGTTCGGGAGGTGGATCCAAATGAGCAACTGGATGAAGATGTAGAGGAG ATGCTGCTGCAGATTGCTGATGACTTCATTGAAAGTGTGGTGACAGCTGCCTGTCAGCTCGCACGGCACCGCAAATCCAACACCCTGGAAGTGAAAGATGTCCAGTTACACCTTG AGCGCCAGTGGAATATGTGGATCCCAGGTTTTGGTTCTGAAGAAATCAGACCATATAAAAAAGCCTGCACTACTGAAGCTCATAAACAG AGAATGGCACTGATCCGCAAAACAACCAAGAAATAA